In the Kribbella sp. NBC_00482 genome, one interval contains:
- a CDS encoding HNH endonuclease, translating into MSGVIVLNASYEQLHVVSIPHAIRMLVREVAVVEEAHDGASIGPFPLPRVLRLVRYVVMKWRYASGRLQYTRAGVLKRDKYTCAYCGRLGATTMDHVIPRSRGGRGEWLNAVAAHARCNEKKGSRTPEEAGMPLLWQPWVPSRAEIAL; encoded by the coding sequence ATGAGCGGTGTGATCGTTCTGAACGCGTCGTACGAGCAGCTGCACGTCGTGTCGATCCCGCATGCCATCCGGATGCTCGTCCGGGAGGTCGCCGTCGTCGAGGAAGCGCACGACGGCGCCAGCATCGGACCGTTCCCCCTCCCCCGCGTCCTGCGTCTCGTCCGGTACGTCGTGATGAAGTGGCGCTACGCCTCCGGCCGTCTGCAGTACACGCGGGCCGGCGTACTGAAGCGCGACAAGTACACCTGCGCGTACTGCGGCCGGCTCGGCGCCACCACGATGGACCATGTGATCCCACGATCACGTGGCGGCCGAGGTGAGTGGTTGAACGCCGTCGCCGCCCACGCGCGGTGCAACGAGAAGAAAGGCTCGCGAACACCGGAAGAGGCCGGCATGCCGCTGCTGTGGCAGCCGTGGGTCCCTTCCCGTGCCGAGATAGCGCTCTGA
- a CDS encoding alpha-L-fucosidase: MIDASAVRPSPRQVAWQRQELTAFVHFGPNTFTDLEWGTGVDDPAVFDPSSLDCSQWVAALVSAGFKSVILTAKHHDGFCLWPSKYLPHTVAASPYRGDVVAELSAACQAGGLGFGVYLSPADLYQEKAPGGYYGNGSLAVASQIGEFSYVVDDYNRFYLQQLHELLTSYGPIAEVWLDGANPTSSAQSYSYDAWFDLIRRLAPDATIAIGGPDVRWVGNEDGFARETEWSVVPFVDGRMVAAQTAASVAGPDELAQADELRWYPAEVDVSIRPGWFYHAAEDAAVKSVPELLDIYRRSVGRNAVLLLNIPPDRRGLFADQDVEVLVALGAAVRQYYDTPVALPGAVNVLDLREDITAGQQVESFAVDAFVDGGWSEIAHGTTIGHRRLLPLSEPLTVDDVRVRILAARGEAAVELSVHHDPTIA; the protein is encoded by the coding sequence GTGATCGATGCCTCCGCCGTACGCCCGTCGCCGCGGCAGGTCGCCTGGCAGCGGCAGGAGCTGACCGCGTTCGTGCACTTCGGGCCGAACACGTTCACGGACCTGGAGTGGGGGACCGGCGTCGACGATCCGGCGGTGTTCGATCCTTCGTCGCTGGACTGCTCGCAATGGGTTGCCGCGCTGGTTTCCGCCGGGTTCAAGAGCGTGATCCTGACGGCCAAGCACCATGACGGGTTCTGCTTGTGGCCGAGCAAGTACCTGCCGCACACCGTTGCCGCGTCGCCGTATCGGGGCGATGTCGTCGCGGAGCTGTCGGCTGCTTGCCAGGCCGGTGGGCTCGGGTTCGGGGTGTATCTGTCGCCGGCGGATCTCTATCAGGAGAAGGCGCCGGGCGGGTACTACGGCAACGGCAGTCTTGCTGTGGCATCGCAGATCGGCGAGTTCTCGTACGTCGTGGACGACTACAACCGGTTCTACCTCCAGCAGTTGCACGAGCTGCTGACGTCGTACGGACCGATCGCCGAGGTCTGGCTGGACGGGGCCAATCCGACGAGCAGTGCGCAGAGCTATTCGTACGACGCGTGGTTCGACCTGATCCGGCGGCTCGCGCCGGACGCGACGATCGCGATCGGTGGGCCGGACGTGCGGTGGGTCGGCAACGAGGACGGATTCGCGCGGGAGACCGAGTGGAGCGTCGTACCGTTCGTTGACGGACGGATGGTGGCCGCACAGACCGCGGCTTCCGTGGCAGGGCCTGATGAGTTGGCTCAGGCCGACGAGTTGCGGTGGTATCCGGCTGAAGTCGACGTGTCGATCCGGCCCGGGTGGTTCTACCACGCCGCCGAGGACGCGGCGGTGAAGTCGGTGCCGGAGCTCCTGGACATCTATCGCAGGTCGGTCGGGCGGAACGCCGTACTGCTGCTGAACATCCCGCCTGATCGGCGAGGTCTGTTCGCGGATCAGGATGTGGAAGTTCTGGTCGCTTTGGGTGCGGCGGTGCGGCAGTACTACGACACTCCTGTCGCGCTGCCGGGTGCGGTCAACGTGCTCGATCTGCGCGAGGACATTACGGCCGGCCAGCAGGTCGAGTCGTTCGCGGTGGATGCCTTCGTCGACGGTGGGTGGTCCGAGATCGCGCACGGCACGACGATCGGCCACCGACGGCTGCTGCCGCTGAGCGAGCCGCTGACCGTCGACGACGTACGCGTCCGGATCCTCGCCGCCCGAGGCGAGGCCGCGGTGGAACTGTCCGTCCACCACGACCCGACCATCGCCTGA
- a CDS encoding FAD-binding oxidoreductase has protein sequence MDRLRSVLGDDAVVDDSDVLDTHRNDHAKFCTAGVPRALVRPSSTAEVVEVVRAAGELGVPIVTQGARTGLSGAANAIDGCLLLSTSRMARILEVSVEDQVAVVQPGVVNADLSRAVLDKDLFYPPDPSSWEMSTIGGNIATNAGGLCCVKYGVTSDFVRGLEVVLASGEVVRTGRRSAKGVAGYDLTRLIVGSEGTLGVVTEATLALRPAPEAALTAAATFRSIEEGIAAAAAVMASGLRPSLLEFLDQPTLRAIQDYRDMGLPEDVGSMLLAQSDRGSRAADDVARIAEICTAHGAVDVAEASDAEESRMLLEARRLVNSALEPLGTTLIDDVAVPRSQLITLLRGIAEIGAKYDVLICCPGHVGDGNMHPTVVFDPADAAAEARALEAFGAVMQLGLRLGGTITGEHGIGTLKARWLETELGPVGLELHRRIKAAFDPGNLFNPGKVLL, from the coding sequence GTGGACCGGCTGCGGTCGGTCCTCGGGGACGATGCGGTCGTCGACGATTCCGACGTACTGGACACTCATCGCAACGATCACGCGAAGTTCTGCACTGCCGGGGTGCCGCGGGCGCTCGTGCGTCCGTCGTCGACCGCGGAGGTCGTCGAGGTGGTTCGGGCTGCCGGCGAGCTCGGCGTTCCGATCGTGACGCAGGGCGCTCGCACTGGGCTTTCGGGTGCCGCGAATGCGATCGACGGGTGCTTGTTGCTGTCGACATCTCGTATGGCGCGCATTCTTGAGGTGTCAGTTGAGGACCAGGTCGCCGTCGTGCAACCGGGGGTGGTGAACGCGGACTTGTCGCGTGCTGTTCTGGACAAGGACCTGTTCTATCCGCCGGATCCGTCGTCGTGGGAGATGTCGACGATCGGTGGGAACATCGCGACGAACGCGGGCGGGTTGTGCTGTGTGAAGTACGGCGTGACCTCGGACTTCGTGCGTGGACTCGAAGTGGTGCTGGCGTCCGGTGAGGTGGTGCGCACCGGGCGGCGGTCGGCGAAAGGCGTTGCCGGGTACGACCTCACGCGGCTGATCGTCGGGTCGGAAGGCACGCTCGGGGTGGTGACCGAGGCGACGCTGGCATTGCGCCCCGCCCCCGAGGCGGCGCTGACCGCGGCGGCCACGTTCCGGTCCATCGAGGAAGGGATCGCGGCCGCTGCCGCCGTGATGGCCTCGGGACTGCGTCCGTCGTTGCTCGAGTTCCTGGATCAGCCGACGCTGCGGGCGATCCAGGACTACCGGGACATGGGGCTCCCAGAGGATGTCGGGTCGATGTTGCTCGCGCAGTCCGACCGCGGGTCGCGTGCTGCCGACGACGTTGCGCGGATCGCGGAGATCTGCACGGCGCACGGCGCGGTCGATGTCGCCGAGGCGTCCGACGCGGAAGAGTCCCGGATGCTGCTCGAGGCGCGCCGGCTGGTGAACTCGGCGCTGGAGCCGTTGGGTACGACGCTGATCGACGACGTCGCCGTACCGCGGTCGCAGTTGATCACGCTGTTGCGCGGGATCGCGGAGATCGGCGCGAAGTACGACGTACTGATCTGTTGCCCGGGGCACGTAGGTGACGGGAACATGCACCCGACCGTGGTCTTCGATCCTGCCGACGCGGCGGCCGAGGCGCGGGCTCTGGAGGCGTTCGGCGCGGTGATGCAGCTGGGGCTGCGGCTCGGCGGGACGATCACCGGGGAGCACGGGATCGGGACGTTGAAGGCGCGCTGGCTGGAGACCGAGCTCGGGCCGGTCGGGCTCGAACTGCACCGGCGGATCAAGGCCGCGTTCGATCCTGGGAACCTGTTCAATCCTGGAAAGGTGCTGCTGTGA
- a CDS encoding IlvD/Edd family dehydratase produces the protein MTDVPPTNDPAEGDVLAGEGAPAATGRRSFDHWFGEHGRNGFIHRSWMKSQGFSEEAFDGRPVIGICNTWSELTPCNAHLRRLADSVKRGVWQAGGFPLEFPVMSLGETLLRPTAMLFRNLLSMDVEESLRGNPIDGVVLLTGCDKTTPGSIMGAASVDLPTVVVTGGPMLNGKFRGCDIGSGTAVWRFTQDLNAGRMSAEDFAAAEAGQSRSNGHCMTMGTASTMACMAEALGLQLTGSAAIPAVDSRRYVIAQKSGQRIVEMVKEDLKISDVLTRDAFANAVRANAAIGGSTNFVIHLLAIAGRVGVDVTLDDIDEWARGVPWLVDLQPSGKYLMEDFYYAGGLPAVLKEILPLLKTEAITVTGKTIGENVANAERIEATYPGAAPGSETYAVIRPVGDPLGSGAGTAVLKGNLAPDGAVIKQSAASERLSRHRGKALVFSSIEDYDKAVEDPDLDVDEDTVLVLQNAGPRGYPGMPEVGNMTIPRKLAEIGVDDMVRISDARMSGTAYGTVVLHVTPEAAVGGPLALVRTGDWIELDVPARRLHLDVPDEELEKRRADWQPPAPPTDRGWARLYVDHVTQANQGCDLDFLVGRTGSAVGRQSH, from the coding sequence ATGACTGATGTCCCTCCGACCAACGACCCGGCCGAGGGCGACGTCCTGGCCGGTGAAGGCGCTCCCGCGGCGACCGGACGGCGGAGTTTCGACCACTGGTTCGGTGAGCACGGCCGCAACGGGTTCATCCACCGGTCGTGGATGAAGTCGCAGGGCTTCTCCGAGGAGGCGTTCGACGGGCGCCCGGTGATCGGGATCTGCAACACCTGGTCCGAGCTCACCCCGTGCAACGCACACCTGCGCCGGCTCGCCGACTCGGTGAAGCGCGGGGTCTGGCAGGCCGGCGGGTTCCCGCTGGAGTTCCCGGTGATGTCGCTCGGCGAGACGCTGCTGCGGCCGACCGCGATGCTGTTCCGCAACCTGCTCAGCATGGACGTCGAGGAGTCGCTGCGCGGCAATCCGATCGACGGGGTCGTGCTGTTGACCGGCTGCGACAAGACGACGCCCGGCTCCATCATGGGCGCCGCCAGCGTCGACCTGCCGACCGTCGTCGTCACCGGCGGTCCCATGTTGAACGGTAAATTCCGCGGCTGCGACATCGGCTCCGGTACGGCTGTCTGGCGCTTCACGCAGGACCTCAACGCGGGCCGGATGTCGGCCGAGGACTTCGCGGCGGCCGAGGCCGGCCAGTCGCGCAGCAACGGCCACTGCATGACGATGGGCACGGCATCGACGATGGCCTGCATGGCCGAGGCGCTCGGCCTGCAGCTGACCGGGTCCGCGGCGATCCCGGCGGTCGACTCCCGCCGGTACGTGATCGCGCAGAAGTCCGGGCAGCGGATCGTCGAGATGGTCAAGGAAGACCTGAAGATCAGCGACGTCCTCACCCGCGACGCGTTCGCGAACGCGGTCCGAGCGAACGCCGCGATCGGCGGCTCCACGAACTTCGTCATCCACCTGCTCGCGATCGCCGGCCGGGTCGGCGTCGACGTGACACTGGACGACATCGACGAGTGGGCGCGCGGCGTCCCGTGGCTGGTCGACCTGCAGCCGTCGGGCAAGTACCTGATGGAGGACTTCTACTACGCAGGCGGCCTGCCCGCGGTACTGAAGGAGATCCTGCCGCTGCTCAAGACCGAGGCGATCACGGTCACCGGCAAGACGATCGGCGAGAACGTCGCGAACGCCGAGCGGATCGAGGCGACGTACCCCGGTGCCGCTCCCGGCAGCGAGACGTACGCCGTGATTCGCCCGGTCGGCGATCCGCTGGGTAGTGGCGCGGGAACCGCCGTACTGAAGGGGAATCTCGCGCCGGACGGTGCCGTCATCAAGCAGTCGGCAGCGTCGGAGCGGCTGTCGCGGCACCGCGGTAAGGCGCTGGTGTTCAGCAGCATCGAGGATTACGACAAGGCGGTCGAGGATCCGGATCTCGACGTCGACGAGGACACCGTGCTGGTGCTGCAGAACGCGGGGCCGCGTGGGTACCCGGGGATGCCCGAGGTCGGCAACATGACGATCCCGCGCAAGCTCGCCGAGATCGGCGTCGACGACATGGTGCGGATCTCGGACGCGCGGATGAGCGGTACGGCGTACGGCACCGTCGTACTGCATGTCACGCCGGAGGCTGCGGTCGGTGGGCCGTTGGCGCTCGTGCGGACGGGGGACTGGATCGAGCTCGACGTACCGGCGCGGCGACTGCATCTCGACGTACCGGACGAGGAGCTGGAGAAGCGGCGCGCCGACTGGCAGCCGCCGGCACCGCCGACGGATCGCGGCTGGGCCCGCCTGTACGTCGACCATGTGACGCAGGCGAACCAAGGCTGCGACCTCGACTTCCTCGTAGGCCGCACCGGCTCCGCCGTCGGCCGCCAGAGCCACTGA
- a CDS encoding methyltransferase family protein, which translates to MPGSAVLRRAAGWACVAAGSFVVVQSLSAAGHTELAKPERLVTSGPYALSRNPMYVGWALAQLGIGLVTGSGWTVATLPAVGLWIHRDVVREEHRLQESFGDEYERYSERVGRYLPGR; encoded by the coding sequence CTGCCCGGATCCGCAGTACTCCGACGGGCCGCCGGCTGGGCCTGCGTCGCGGCGGGGAGCTTCGTCGTCGTGCAGTCGTTGTCTGCTGCGGGACATACGGAACTCGCGAAGCCGGAGCGGCTGGTGACGAGCGGACCGTACGCACTGAGCCGGAATCCGATGTACGTCGGATGGGCGCTGGCGCAGCTGGGCATCGGACTGGTGACTGGGTCGGGGTGGACGGTGGCGACCCTGCCTGCCGTTGGCCTGTGGATCCACCGGGATGTCGTCCGGGAGGAACACCGGCTGCAAGAGAGTTTCGGGGACGAGTACGAGCGCTACTCGGAAAGGGTCGGTCGCTACCTCCCCGGGCGATGA
- a CDS encoding DUF2088 domain-containing protein, translating into MTWGPFEAIRGLRPSGTLPQVTPIRRILSDLPVSADAYADARAALEPLRPRIVPDARIAVTAGSRGIHDLVPVVKAAVDWLRDAGAAPFVIPAMGSHGGATADGQLEMLEGLGITPETVGCPIEATMETVVVGTLPDGTEVHHDAIAAKADGVLLVNRVKPHTDFRGPIESGIAKVLAIGLGNHRGAASLHAGGIPSLGANIEAAARLVVAQGKVLGGLAILENAREQTASVELLAADGIAEAAESALLQRASSLLGRLPFDELDVLVVDELGKDKSGAGMDTNVIGRCWVHGIPEFESPSIAAISVHSLSPASHGNASGLGLADVIPARLLEQIDLQASYVNALTSGAGGARRSRLPMVMEDDEAAVLAAVTMCGRRHWSELRLARIKDTLSPNELMVTPALLTEAAERFDLEITGTARDLTPAGRLGPWSET; encoded by the coding sequence ATGACCTGGGGACCGTTCGAGGCGATCCGAGGGCTGCGGCCGTCGGGGACTCTGCCGCAGGTGACGCCGATTCGGCGGATTCTCTCGGATCTGCCGGTGTCGGCGGACGCGTACGCAGACGCGCGTGCGGCGCTCGAACCGCTCCGGCCACGGATCGTACCGGACGCCCGGATCGCGGTGACCGCGGGCAGCCGGGGGATTCACGACCTGGTGCCGGTGGTGAAGGCAGCCGTGGACTGGCTCCGCGACGCCGGCGCCGCACCGTTCGTGATCCCCGCGATGGGCTCGCACGGCGGCGCCACCGCCGACGGCCAGCTGGAGATGCTCGAAGGCCTGGGCATCACCCCCGAAACCGTTGGCTGTCCCATCGAAGCCACGATGGAGACCGTGGTCGTCGGCACGCTCCCCGACGGCACCGAGGTCCACCACGATGCGATCGCTGCCAAGGCGGACGGCGTACTCCTGGTGAACCGGGTCAAGCCGCACACCGACTTCCGCGGCCCGATCGAGAGCGGGATCGCGAAGGTCCTCGCGATCGGACTCGGCAACCACCGCGGCGCCGCCTCCCTGCACGCCGGCGGCATCCCGTCGCTCGGCGCCAACATCGAGGCCGCTGCCCGCCTGGTGGTTGCACAAGGCAAGGTCCTCGGTGGTCTCGCGATCCTCGAGAACGCGCGCGAACAGACCGCGTCGGTCGAGCTGCTCGCGGCCGACGGGATCGCCGAAGCGGCCGAGAGCGCCTTGCTGCAAAGGGCTTCCAGCCTGCTCGGGCGACTTCCGTTCGACGAGCTCGACGTCCTGGTCGTCGACGAGTTGGGCAAGGACAAGTCCGGCGCCGGTATGGACACCAACGTGATCGGCCGGTGCTGGGTGCACGGGATCCCCGAGTTCGAGTCGCCGTCGATCGCCGCGATCAGTGTGCACTCGCTGTCGCCGGCCTCGCACGGGAACGCGTCCGGACTCGGTCTCGCGGACGTGATCCCGGCCCGGCTGCTGGAGCAGATCGACCTGCAGGCGAGCTACGTGAACGCGCTGACCTCGGGTGCCGGCGGTGCGCGCCGTTCGCGGTTGCCGATGGTGATGGAGGACGACGAGGCCGCCGTACTGGCTGCCGTCACGATGTGCGGACGGCGGCACTGGTCCGAGCTCCGGCTGGCCCGGATCAAGGACACGCTGTCGCCGAACGAGCTGATGGTGACACCGGCGCTGCTGACCGAGGCGGCCGAACGATTCGACCTGGAGATCACCGGTACGGCGCGGGACCTGACGCCGGCCGGGCGACTCGGACCTTGGAGCGAGACATGA
- a CDS encoding U32 family peptidase, with protein MNLREARALLADRGFRPGETSTRTFPDGSPYKVEIPSCEGPRVMTAVLEEAKSRGITIDRVSQGSGVMMLTDGEIEEMLSLGASAGIEVCLFLGPRGSWDIGGQAKVSAAVGGVARGNDQVAASLCDAFRAVELGVRSLLVGDIGVLEILGQLKIEGELPADLVLKTSVLMPLPNAPTARLYERLGATSLNVSTDLPVPVLAEIRSVTTVPIDMYIEVPDDQGGHVRFYDVPEIVRTAAPVYLKMGLRNAPNIYPVGAHLIGTAEALGRERVRRAELILRLLAEQDEG; from the coding sequence ATGAACCTTCGCGAAGCACGTGCCCTGCTGGCCGATCGCGGCTTCCGGCCGGGCGAGACGTCGACCCGTACCTTCCCCGACGGGTCGCCGTACAAGGTGGAGATCCCTTCCTGCGAAGGGCCGCGGGTGATGACCGCGGTACTCGAGGAGGCCAAGTCTCGCGGCATCACGATCGACCGGGTGTCGCAGGGCAGCGGAGTGATGATGCTGACCGACGGCGAGATCGAGGAGATGCTGTCGCTCGGCGCCTCCGCGGGCATCGAAGTGTGCCTGTTCCTCGGGCCGCGGGGTTCCTGGGACATCGGCGGTCAGGCCAAGGTGTCGGCGGCGGTCGGCGGTGTTGCGCGGGGCAACGATCAGGTAGCGGCCTCGTTGTGTGACGCATTCCGCGCGGTCGAGCTCGGCGTACGGAGCCTGCTGGTCGGCGACATCGGCGTACTCGAGATCCTGGGCCAGTTGAAGATCGAGGGGGAGCTGCCCGCCGATCTGGTGCTGAAGACCTCGGTGTTGATGCCGTTGCCGAACGCACCGACCGCCCGGCTGTACGAGCGTCTCGGCGCGACCAGCCTGAACGTGTCGACGGACCTGCCGGTGCCGGTGCTCGCGGAGATCCGGTCCGTGACGACGGTGCCGATCGACATGTACATCGAGGTCCCCGACGACCAGGGCGGCCACGTCCGCTTCTACGACGTACCGGAGATCGTCCGGACTGCGGCACCTGTGTACCTCAAGATGGGGCTGCGGAACGCCCCGAACATCTACCCGGTCGGAGCGCATCTGATCGGTACTGCGGAAGCACTCGGACGGGAACGCGTCCGCCGGGCGGAGCTGATCCTGCGATTGCTTGCCGAGCAAGATGAGGGATGA
- a CDS encoding RtcB family protein, with protein sequence MNVELPVELSGAKSSTLMWAQEYDVDAKALQQLRNIAALPWVHGVRVMPDVHLGKGATVGSVIAMNQAVSPAAVGVDIGCGMEGVLTSLTASDLPDDLSAIRSRIEAAVPVGFRAHDNQVGVRRLGLDPRPWDKLWGEFTSLHDGVQDRERKAKQQMGSLGGGNHFIEVCLDDEDRVWLMLHSGSRNIGKELAERHMRIARDLPHNADLPDRDLAVFLSGTPEMDAYRRDLTWAQEYAARNRAVMLALVMQAVRESFEVDVRFEQPISCHHNYVAEEHIDGLDLLVTRKGAIRAGRGDLGLIPGSMGTGSYVVRGLGSERSFYSASHGAGRRMSRNEAKRRFTVDDLVAQTTGVESRKDAGVIDEIPAAYKDIDSVIAAQSDLVEVVAHLKQVICVKG encoded by the coding sequence ATGAACGTGGAGCTTCCAGTGGAGCTGAGTGGGGCGAAGAGCTCCACGCTCATGTGGGCGCAGGAGTACGACGTGGATGCGAAGGCGCTGCAGCAGCTGCGGAACATTGCGGCGCTGCCGTGGGTGCACGGGGTTCGGGTGATGCCGGACGTGCACCTCGGTAAGGGCGCGACCGTCGGGTCCGTGATCGCGATGAACCAGGCCGTGTCGCCGGCGGCGGTCGGGGTCGACATCGGGTGTGGGATGGAAGGTGTCCTGACCTCGCTGACGGCTTCGGATCTTCCGGACGACCTGTCGGCGATCCGTTCGCGGATCGAGGCCGCCGTACCTGTGGGCTTCCGGGCTCACGACAACCAGGTCGGCGTACGTCGGCTCGGGCTGGACCCGCGTCCGTGGGACAAGCTGTGGGGCGAGTTCACGAGTCTGCATGACGGGGTGCAGGACCGGGAGCGCAAGGCCAAGCAGCAGATGGGGTCGCTGGGCGGAGGCAACCACTTCATCGAGGTCTGCCTCGACGACGAGGACCGCGTGTGGCTGATGCTGCACTCCGGCAGCCGGAACATCGGCAAGGAGCTCGCGGAGCGGCACATGCGGATCGCCCGGGACCTGCCGCACAACGCGGATCTCCCGGACCGTGATCTGGCGGTGTTCCTGTCCGGTACGCCGGAGATGGACGCGTACCGTCGCGACCTCACGTGGGCGCAGGAGTACGCCGCCCGGAACCGAGCGGTCATGCTCGCGCTGGTGATGCAGGCGGTGCGGGAGTCGTTCGAGGTCGACGTACGGTTCGAGCAGCCGATCTCGTGTCACCACAACTACGTGGCCGAGGAGCACATCGACGGGCTCGACCTGCTCGTCACCCGCAAGGGTGCGATCCGGGCGGGGCGCGGGGACCTCGGGCTGATCCCGGGGTCGATGGGCACCGGCTCGTACGTCGTCCGCGGGCTCGGCTCGGAGCGTTCGTTCTACTCGGCCTCACACGGGGCAGGCCGGCGGATGAGCCGCAACGAGGCGAAGCGCCGGTTCACTGTCGACGATCTGGTCGCGCAGACGACCGGCGTCGAGTCCCGCAAGGACGCCGGCGTGATCGACGAGATTCCGGCTGCGTACAAGGACATCGACTCGGTCATCGCCGCCCAGTCCGACCTGGTCGAGGTAGTGGCCCACCTCAAGCAGGTCATCTGCGTCAAGGGCTGA
- a CDS encoding heparinase II/III domain-containing protein: MIRSLLAFGLVAAGVACAGGVAAAEPGPGIAIVAELPEPEAAQFVPGATNIVPATAVSAKSAQAVTGAGGTYTCPGFSTVDDATPLSSVLQDTYTWGGFKPYKVGDGNGNINWKLNPYKNPSWYMWFHSLRWLGQGITAAGQGDTAAIDHVTTIVKDWVRDNPYSWKADIGAWESTMHRTNVIICTRQAVLSGLHLTTLPSQYSWLDTALLDHAKFLVGNWSGAWNHGTDESIALFGVGCTLDRTDYMALAQQRLNAGITTSIDAEGSTNEQSTAYAQFNYSLWGRAVDVLRACGADPGTTIPARRALLANWLALATNSLGNLHQIGDSEVVRTAAVAGTPLEYAGSLGAIGVAPTDRVGRFSAGYVFGRSGWGKFADQASYSIRYGPARQLHGHSDHTSLTYTARGRDILIDGGHAGYQNDVWRTWAKSPFASSSMTTPLSADRLPATKLTRSLLKPNADFFEFSDVPGAGINRVRGVLVLNNPDLVVTLDRASSTTAQQFQTLWHLPADQKATVYSRTTALASKPGEDTRTILFQVPYRQALPPGAILLKQAQTKPIQGWTYPNINTRLSAPTLMFARSGTTASILSFIAPVKASGAVTYATRWSGTTYVVDLSVAGVRTSVGITAGGSLVRLA, translated from the coding sequence ATGATCAGATCGTTGCTGGCGTTCGGGCTGGTCGCAGCGGGGGTGGCGTGCGCCGGCGGGGTCGCCGCGGCCGAGCCTGGGCCGGGGATCGCGATCGTCGCGGAGTTGCCGGAACCGGAAGCGGCGCAGTTCGTGCCGGGGGCAACGAACATCGTCCCCGCGACCGCCGTGTCGGCGAAGAGCGCACAGGCGGTAACCGGGGCAGGCGGAACGTACACCTGCCCCGGTTTCAGCACCGTCGACGACGCGACACCGCTGTCGTCCGTCCTGCAGGACACCTACACCTGGGGCGGGTTCAAGCCGTACAAGGTTGGCGACGGCAACGGAAACATCAACTGGAAACTCAACCCCTACAAGAATCCCAGCTGGTACATGTGGTTCCACTCGCTTCGTTGGCTCGGCCAAGGAATCACTGCCGCCGGACAGGGTGACACCGCCGCGATCGACCACGTGACGACGATCGTCAAGGACTGGGTGCGCGACAACCCGTACTCCTGGAAGGCCGACATCGGCGCCTGGGAGTCGACGATGCACCGCACGAACGTGATCATTTGCACCCGGCAAGCAGTGCTCTCCGGCCTGCACCTGACCACGCTCCCGTCGCAGTACAGCTGGCTCGACACCGCGCTCCTCGACCACGCCAAGTTCCTGGTCGGCAACTGGAGCGGCGCCTGGAACCACGGCACCGACGAGAGCATCGCTCTGTTCGGTGTCGGCTGCACGCTGGATCGCACCGACTACATGGCGCTCGCCCAGCAGCGCCTGAATGCCGGTATCACGACCTCGATCGACGCCGAGGGTTCGACCAACGAGCAGTCGACCGCCTACGCGCAGTTCAACTACTCCCTCTGGGGCCGGGCCGTCGACGTACTGCGAGCCTGCGGCGCCGACCCCGGTACGACGATCCCCGCACGCCGCGCGCTGCTGGCGAACTGGCTCGCCCTCGCCACGAACTCGCTGGGCAACCTCCACCAGATCGGCGACTCGGAGGTCGTGCGTACGGCGGCTGTCGCCGGAACACCGCTCGAGTACGCCGGAAGCCTCGGCGCGATCGGGGTGGCGCCGACCGACCGGGTCGGCAGGTTCTCCGCGGGCTACGTTTTCGGACGATCCGGGTGGGGCAAGTTCGCGGACCAGGCGTCGTACAGCATCAGGTACGGGCCGGCGCGACAACTGCACGGTCACAGCGACCACACGTCGCTCACCTACACCGCCCGCGGGCGGGACATCCTGATCGACGGCGGGCACGCCGGCTACCAGAACGACGTCTGGCGGACCTGGGCGAAGAGCCCGTTCGCGAGCAGTTCGATGACGACCCCGCTCTCGGCCGACCGGCTGCCGGCGACCAAGCTGACCCGGTCGCTGCTCAAGCCGAACGCCGACTTCTTCGAGTTCTCCGACGTACCCGGAGCTGGTATCAACCGCGTCCGCGGCGTCCTCGTGCTCAACAATCCGGACCTGGTCGTCACCCTCGACCGCGCGTCGTCCACGACGGCCCAGCAGTTCCAGACGCTGTGGCACCTGCCGGCGGACCAGAAGGCGACGGTCTACTCGCGGACCACCGCCCTGGCGAGCAAGCCGGGTGAGGACACCCGGACGATCCTGTTCCAGGTTCCGTACCGGCAGGCCCTTCCACCGGGCGCGATCCTGCTCAAGCAGGCGCAGACGAAGCCGATCCAGGGCTGGACCTACCCGAACATCAACACCCGGCTGTCGGCGCCGACGCTGATGTTCGCGCGGTCCGGCACCACCGCGTCGATCCTGTCGTTCATCGCACCGGTCAAGGCCTCCGGCGCTGTCACGTACGCGACCCGCTGGTCCGGTACGACGTACGTGGTCGACCTGAGCGTCGCCGGCGTACGCACGTCGGTCGGCATCACCGCAGGCGGCTCACTGGTCCGCCTGGCATAA